The following proteins come from a genomic window of Triticum aestivum cultivar Chinese Spring chromosome 6A, IWGSC CS RefSeq v2.1, whole genome shotgun sequence:
- the LOC123127830 gene encoding WD repeat-containing protein 44 isoform X1 encodes MSVEDEVLGEEGEEDTEELFYESLDRILSSSASSTSASASDDDGADLPRRSRRYDAAALDLWTSQPAPIQERRHRLLQLMGLAGDPSLARFEMGRSASCDDVGPRPASPVSRSRSGGASTAKPPVGGGRLRPTSPDASDASATLEAVEEDPSCLIRNLDDGSEFVVREEFGLREVGTGRQLTVEEFELFIGRSPIVQELMRRQSVTNSNPNSNSQSGASTPMERSSSGSSNGGARSRRRSSWLHTIRSAAGSMVTYSRDRRGDDKDTSSEKGGRHSSSATEDSQDGVARHGPDRVKVRHNGKSYKELTGLFMNQQIHGHKGSIWSIKFSPDGRYLATAGEDCVIHIWEVLHSGMMKEEREVEDNGTCNPFAAMVCDESPEPMLASVATEGSHWEKRLPAKDLHSRRSGGSDQLMVPEHVFALSEKPVITFAGHLKDVLDLCWSKSQYLLSSSMDKTVRLWHMSSTYCLKAFSHSDYVTCIQFNPVDDRYFISGSLDEKVRIWSIPKREIVDWVDLHEMITAACYSPDGQSALIGSHKGNCHVYDTSDNMLSYKKQIDLQLKKKRSSQKKITGFQFIPGSSSKVIVTSADSRIRVVDGFELLHKFKGFQNTSSQISACSAANGRYIISASEDSRVYIWRYSDDSKPSRKKSIVPVTNTHENFRCERVTVAVAWPCASARMTNKANSRKQDNLDCVAGNGHVLGSEPAKEDEIPAVQDQSNNLCNNGATWPEELMTKTKQSPKSNTTHPGDVDQAPSPPAWGLVIVTAGHDGQIRTYQNFGFPSITSI; translated from the exons ATGAGCGTGGAAGACGAGGTgctgggggaggagggggaggaggacacGGAGGAGCTCTTCTACGAGTCGCTCGACCGCATcctctcctcctcggcctcctccacctccgcctccgcctcggaCGACGACGGCGCCGACCTCCCGCGCCGCAGCCGCCGCTACGATGCCGCCGCGCTCGACCTCTGGACCTCCCAGCCGGCGCCCATccaggagcgccgccaccgcctgctccagctgatggggcTCGCGGGGGACCCTTCCCTCGCGCGATTCGAGATGGGCCGATCCGCCTCCTGCGACGACGTGGGGCCGCGGCCGGCTTCTCCCGTCTCGCGGTCCAGATCGGGCGGGGCCTCCACGGCGAAGCCTCCGGTTGGAGGCGGCCGTTTGCGCCCCACCTCGCCCGACGCATCAGATGCCAGTGCCACGCTGGAGGCGGTCGAGGAGGACCCAAGCTGCTTGATCAGAAACCTCGACGACGGCAGCGAGTTCGTGGTGAGGGAGGAGTTCGGGCTCCGCGAGGTTGGTACCGGCCGCCAGCTTACTGTGGAGGAGTTCGAGCTATTCATCGGCCGCTCCCCCATCGTCCAGGAGCTCATGCGCCGCCAAAGCGTCACCAACTCCAACCCAAACTCCAATTCCCAAAGTGGCGCCTCAACCCCCATGGAGAGGTCCAGCTCCGGCTCCAGCAATGGCGGGGCGCGTTCTAGGCGGCGCAGCAGCTGGCTCCACACCATCCGCAGTGCGGCTGGCTCCATGGTCACCTATTCACGTGACCGCCGCGGCGACGACAAGGACACGTCCTCAGAGAAGGGTGGCCGCCACTCCAGCTCGGCTACGGAAGACAGCCAGGATGGTGTTGCACGCCATGGTCCAGACCGTGTCAAGGTGCGCCACAACGGCAAGTCATACAAGGAGCTCACTGGCCTGTTCATGAACCAGCAGATACATGGGCACAAAGGGTCCATCTGGAGCATCAAGTTTAGTCCTGATGGGCGATACCTTGCAACTGCTGGAGAGGATTGCGTGATCCATATTTGGGAGGTGTTGCACTCCGGAATGatgaaggaggagagggaggtggAAGATAATGGGACCTGCAATCCTTTCGCTGCCATGGTATGTGATGAGTCACCGGAGCCAATGTTAGCATCGGTGGCTACAGAGGGCAGCCATTGGGAGAAGAGGCTGCCGGCAAAGGATCTGCACAGTCGGAGATCTGGGGGCTCAGACCAGTTGATGGTGCCAGAGCATGTGTTTGCACTGTCTGAGAAGCCTGTTATAACCTTCGCAGGGCATTTAAAGGATGTGCTTGATCTCTGCTGGTCCAAATCTCAG TACTTGCTTTCATCATCAATGGATAAAACTGTACGGTTGTGGCACATGTCAAGCACTTACTGTTTGAAAGCCTTCTCCCACAGTGACTATG TGACTTGCATCCAGTTCAACCCTGTTGATGATAGATACTTCATTAGTGGTTCTCTGGATGAGAAGGTTCGAATCTGGAGTATACCGAAACGTGAAATTGTTGATTGGGTTGATCTACATGAAATGATTACTGCCGCATGTTATTCCCCCGATGGACAG AGTGCACTCATTGGCTCCCACAAGGGCAATTGCCACGTGTATGACACGTCTG ATAATATGCTTTCTTACAAGAAACAAATTGACCTGCAACTCAAGAAAAAGAGATCCAGTCAGAAGAAAATCACAGGATTCCAG TTTATCCCAGGAAGTTCGTCAAAGGTCATTGTCACATCTGCGGACTCAAGAATCCGAGTTGTTGATGGCTTCGAACTACTTCACAAGTTTAAAG GGTTTCAGAACACCAGCAGCCAAATCTCAGCTTGTTCAGCTGCAAACGGGAGGTACATTATTTCTGCGAGTGAGGATTCACGTGTATATATCTGGAGATACAGTGATGATTCCAAACCAAGCAGAAAGAAGAGCATTGTTCCTGTCACAAATACCCATGAGAACTTCCGCTGCGAGAGAGTAACAGTTGCTGTTGCTTGGCCTTGTGCCAGCGCCAGAATGACTAATAAAGCTAACTCCAGGAAGCAAGATAACCTGGACTGTGTGGCTGGTAATGGTCATGTACTTGGATCCGAACCTGCTAAAGAGGATGAGATTCCTGCTGTTCAGGACCAGAGCAACAATTTATGTAACAATGGCGCGACTTGGCCCGAAGAGTTGatgacaaaaacaaaacaaagcccCAAGTCTAATACAACCCATCCCGGTGATGTAGATCAAGCTCCGAGTCCGCCGGCCTGGGGCTTAGTGATCGTGACAGCAGGCCATGATGGTCAAATCAGAACATATCAGAACTTCGGTTTTCCAAGTATAACGTCGATCTGA
- the LOC123127830 gene encoding WD repeat-containing protein 44 isoform X2, whose protein sequence is MSVEDEVLGEEGEEDTEELFYESLDRILSSSASSTSASASDDDGADLPRRSRRYDAAALDLWTSQPAPIQERRHRLLQLMGLAGDPSLARFEMGRSASCDDVGPRPASPVSRSRSGGASTAKPPVGGGRLRPTSPDASDASATLEAVEEDPSCLIRNLDDGSEFVVREEFGLREVGTGRQLTVEEFELFIGRSPIVQELMRRQSVTNSNPNSNSQSGASTPMERSSSGSSNGGARSRRRSSWLHTIRSAAGSMVTYSRDRRGDDKDTSSEKGGRHSSSATEDSQDGVARHGPDRVKVRHNGKSYKELTGLFMNQQIHGHKGSIWSIKFSPDGRYLATAGEDCVIHIWEVLHSGMMKEEREVEDNGTCNPFAAMVCDESPEPMLASVATEGSHWEKRLPAKDLHSRRSGGSDQLMVPEHVFALSEKPVITFAGHLKDVLDLCWSKSQYLLSSSMDKTVRLWHMSSTYCLKAFSHSDYVTCIQFNPVDDRYFISGSLDEKVRIWSIPKREIVDWVDLHEMITAACYSPDGQSALIGSHKGNCHVYDTSDNMLSYKKQIDLQLKKKRSSQKKITGFQFLYSLSQEVRQRSLSHLRTQESELLMASNYFTSLKGFRTPAAKSQLVQLQTGGTLFLRVRIHVYISGDTVMIPNQAERRALFLSQIPMRTSAARE, encoded by the exons ATGAGCGTGGAAGACGAGGTgctgggggaggagggggaggaggacacGGAGGAGCTCTTCTACGAGTCGCTCGACCGCATcctctcctcctcggcctcctccacctccgcctccgcctcggaCGACGACGGCGCCGACCTCCCGCGCCGCAGCCGCCGCTACGATGCCGCCGCGCTCGACCTCTGGACCTCCCAGCCGGCGCCCATccaggagcgccgccaccgcctgctccagctgatggggcTCGCGGGGGACCCTTCCCTCGCGCGATTCGAGATGGGCCGATCCGCCTCCTGCGACGACGTGGGGCCGCGGCCGGCTTCTCCCGTCTCGCGGTCCAGATCGGGCGGGGCCTCCACGGCGAAGCCTCCGGTTGGAGGCGGCCGTTTGCGCCCCACCTCGCCCGACGCATCAGATGCCAGTGCCACGCTGGAGGCGGTCGAGGAGGACCCAAGCTGCTTGATCAGAAACCTCGACGACGGCAGCGAGTTCGTGGTGAGGGAGGAGTTCGGGCTCCGCGAGGTTGGTACCGGCCGCCAGCTTACTGTGGAGGAGTTCGAGCTATTCATCGGCCGCTCCCCCATCGTCCAGGAGCTCATGCGCCGCCAAAGCGTCACCAACTCCAACCCAAACTCCAATTCCCAAAGTGGCGCCTCAACCCCCATGGAGAGGTCCAGCTCCGGCTCCAGCAATGGCGGGGCGCGTTCTAGGCGGCGCAGCAGCTGGCTCCACACCATCCGCAGTGCGGCTGGCTCCATGGTCACCTATTCACGTGACCGCCGCGGCGACGACAAGGACACGTCCTCAGAGAAGGGTGGCCGCCACTCCAGCTCGGCTACGGAAGACAGCCAGGATGGTGTTGCACGCCATGGTCCAGACCGTGTCAAGGTGCGCCACAACGGCAAGTCATACAAGGAGCTCACTGGCCTGTTCATGAACCAGCAGATACATGGGCACAAAGGGTCCATCTGGAGCATCAAGTTTAGTCCTGATGGGCGATACCTTGCAACTGCTGGAGAGGATTGCGTGATCCATATTTGGGAGGTGTTGCACTCCGGAATGatgaaggaggagagggaggtggAAGATAATGGGACCTGCAATCCTTTCGCTGCCATGGTATGTGATGAGTCACCGGAGCCAATGTTAGCATCGGTGGCTACAGAGGGCAGCCATTGGGAGAAGAGGCTGCCGGCAAAGGATCTGCACAGTCGGAGATCTGGGGGCTCAGACCAGTTGATGGTGCCAGAGCATGTGTTTGCACTGTCTGAGAAGCCTGTTATAACCTTCGCAGGGCATTTAAAGGATGTGCTTGATCTCTGCTGGTCCAAATCTCAG TACTTGCTTTCATCATCAATGGATAAAACTGTACGGTTGTGGCACATGTCAAGCACTTACTGTTTGAAAGCCTTCTCCCACAGTGACTATG TGACTTGCATCCAGTTCAACCCTGTTGATGATAGATACTTCATTAGTGGTTCTCTGGATGAGAAGGTTCGAATCTGGAGTATACCGAAACGTGAAATTGTTGATTGGGTTGATCTACATGAAATGATTACTGCCGCATGTTATTCCCCCGATGGACAG AGTGCACTCATTGGCTCCCACAAGGGCAATTGCCACGTGTATGACACGTCTG ATAATATGCTTTCTTACAAGAAACAAATTGACCTGCAACTCAAGAAAAAGAGATCCAGTCAGAAGAAAATCACAGGATTCCAG TTCCTCTATAGTTTATCCCAGGAAGTTCGTCAAAGGTCATTGTCACATCTGCGGACTCAAGAATCCGAGTTGTTGATGGCTTCGAACTACTTCACAAGTTTAAAG GGTTTCAGAACACCAGCAGCCAAATCTCAGCTTGTTCAGCTGCAAACGGGAGGTACATTATTTCTGCGAGTGAGGATTCACGTGTATATATCTGGAGATACAGTGATGATTCCAAACCAAGCAGAAAGAAGAGCATTGTTCCTGTCACAAATACCCATGAGAACTTCCGCTGCGAGAGAGTAA